ATATAGAAGAATTTCCGATAATTATAAGTGTGCACCAGAGCCAACTTTGAGCTGATATCTTTTGGTCTTTGATTCTACACATGCTTACTAAACATATCCAAGAAATGGTGTCTTGGTGCAATTTTTTGCAAATGATATACTCTTGGTTGGAGATTCGAgagaagataaataaaatgttaGAGCTATGACAACATGCCTTACAAAcctcttttattaattttgctATACAAAAAATGCCTTATAAAACACATGGTTTCCACCCAAGAAGTTAAATAGAATATCAGGAATGTAACAAATAAATGCTAATGTGAAGATAAAAATTAGAGAATACACAATACCAATGATCTCGTGTTTTAAGTAGCTTGGGTCCATCATACAAAGTGAGGGGGAGAACGAGGGAGATGTCAACCATAGGATCCGAGTAGGGTGGATGAAATCGAAGAATGTCTTGAGTGTAAATGTGATAAGAGATACACTCAAAGGAAATTTTATCGCACACCTATAAGAGTGTGTTGCAAATCACAAACACAAAATAGTAGAAATAGATCAATCAAAGGAGATCAATGTATTTTGATGATGAAAGGAAAATGCAGAAGGGAAGAATTTACCCACAGAGCTTGACTCCTCTCAGAGAATAATCAAATTCCCTGCCTACTACAATACAACTACCCATCATTCCACCCCACATTCACGTTTCCCCCTCTCTCTGCCACCTCACCATATTTCCCTAGCCGTCTATTTTCCTTACACAGACTCTCCACACTTTAAGCTTACTTGTCCGGCCTGTGATCTCATCATCTTAGGCCCCTCTATCAGAATGAGACCAAGTAAAACTATAGGTCACACCAAGAGAGATTAGAGGAAGGTTATTCATCTTTGGACCTATTACATGGCACCCCTATAGTGTCGGTTGATACATGTAGTCATCCCCACCTAATGAAAAAGGCACATCGGTTATTATTGTTGTATCAAATATAGAGCAACTATTGGACTTTGCTGCTCAAGGTCTGCACAGAAACGTTTGTTGGCTTAATTTTTACATGGACTGAAACAATCACTATTACTCCTGGTTTGCTTTGGATGGTTGAGTGAGGTGGtccttgttttttttattgaagacATGTAGTTATGATCATTACAATTCTTCTATCAGCAGTCTAATGGTAGTTATAACGACATGATGGTATATGTCAATAATATAGTGATAGCTGGAATAATACCCTATATTTTGTCCTTAGGGCTCCTCCATTTGGTGACATGTATTTGGTGCTTTCGGTGAACCACAGGCATGTGGTTTCAATTTGGATTAATTtccaatatatataatttgtcaGTGGAATAAAAATATGgcatctatataaaaaaaaaaagcatacatattaaaaaagaagaaaaatacctCTTCATTGTCAAATAGAGCAACCATCCGAATTGCATGTTCACTTGCTAAGTCACTGGAAGATTCACATGAGTCAATAAGTGCCCTTAATGCACAATAACTTGAAGCAAGATTATCTAATCTTCCAGAAAATATGAATTCATTGTTTCCACCTCCAAGGCAGCTAGGTTGAGTATCACAAACATTCAGTTCAATACTCACTATGTCATCAACATCACATTTCAACTCCTCTGACAATATCTGAAAATTAAAATCAAGGCCTATTATAAAGAATTGTAAGCAGTAGCACTGGTCACGTAAGCTACATTTAAAATGACAGGTAGTTAAAAATCATAACAGACAAACATGTACAATTGCATTTCAGCATGGCACATTGTACCCGTATCAATTGCTAAAACACCAAGAGATCAACTTATTTGACTTGGTAGCAAATATCTAAGGCAATCAATTCAATGGATTATTAAATAGTAACGGACCGAGGAATAAAAATATGTACAAGGAAAATGCTAAGACACTGGTAAAGGAATCACATAAATTGTTTATGAGAAAGTGCGGCTTTTGAAATTAATGATGGCATGATGCATTGAATGTTGTAATTTCCAATATATAATAACTTTCAAAATCTTGAATCCTTAACCACTACCCTTCCAAAGATCCCAGGTTAGCACAACTCAATGTACTAAACTTTAAGCTGTCTACAATCTTCTGAGACTAAGAAATTACTAGTACAAGAACAGTGATTTGAAAGGTCTCAATGTTCATTTATAGTCATCATCAATATCAACTCAAGAATGTTATGAAATCATAATTCTATCCTAAAAGCATACGGATATCTAGCTGTGATCCAGACCTTAAGAATAAGCAAACCAATTATAGCAGGCACtgttattttttagaaatgCCTCACATTACTATGCCTGGCAATGAATCATATTTCTTTGACTTGCATTTAAAGATATCTATCCTGTACTACAGAAACTATAGTACAAAGtcatttcaatttatatttggCAAAcattgaatttgattttaattttctttcttccaCCCACTCTAGACTGTACTAGGAAGAAATAATGGGAAACAAACAAGATAACAATAGCTGTCGATGCAATCAGCAAtcttttttttcaagaaatgtttaaattttttttttattgctatGCATGGTTTACTGTTCTCTGACAATTACAATAGACAATATTCAAATGAAGCGGAACTAGTTTGAATCCATGAACACATCAGATTATTCAAAGTTCGAACCTTTCAAGAATACTTCAAATTCAAACTCAACTCaaaaaaaaggataaacaaTACGTACCTGCATAAGCAATGGATGATGAGAAGCTTTGGATGTCAATGCAGCAGTCTTCTCTTTTGTCTCTGAAGAAGTGTCCTCAAGTTTCACCGAGAGTAAAGGAAGAAGATGAGTCTCTAGATTTGGTTTGAAACCATCCTGGTTCACTGTGCTAAACAATGAAACAAATATGAGACGGCAATAGAATCTGCTAACTTGCGTGTCTCTGTGGCAGAACATTAACATGTAGTAAAGAAGTGTAAGGagccaaaaagaaaaaaaactaggGCAGGCCACATAGAAAACCAGACATCTCCCTCAATGATAGCACAAATGTTTGCCTGTAATTGCCGATCATTGCTGAAAAGATTTGATATCACTGAAATATCTAACTTGCTCCTCTAAAGTAAGCAGCTAACATTACGTGCATATGCATAACAAATCGTAGGGGCACTGAAATATCAGCCCTCAAATTTCTCATTAATATTTGAGATCACAATactttatttcattttagaAGAGATAAATCCCACTGAACCATAATGTTTGGTTGGATGATTATATAAATGTGATGATCATAGTTAGTAAGTGTTGGTGCAAGTAGGAGTTGTAATATAAGTAACAAAGaatgatatatgatttattaaatGTGAGAAAGGTAAGTTATGGTACCGGTCAAGATGAATGGCAAGAGTGGGAATACGCAAAATGGGTCTATTGACTTTGACAAGCTTATGAAGAAAAGAATTATCACTCTTTCTGAGAATAACTCTCCCTGCAACACTCAAATCCCTATCAAACCAAGTATGCCATAAACCACCTCCATAAGTCTGAACATTTACCATCAAATAAGAAGAAGACTTCAGCGACGCCGTTTTGGGTTTCAGTTTCAGACACGGACTATCCGTGTGCGCCGCTATCGCATGAAAACCGTCACCCACATTGTACCTTCAACAAAAAAACAGTTCCATTCCatcatcaaataataataatggaagGCACTATCACTAGTCCTGAATGTGTGGAAATTAcaaacacaaattaacttaAGTTGCCAAATGTATCCAAATTACGAAGACAACTCCAAATGTCTCATTAGTTAGTAATTTGTGGACCACATTAACTAAATTAAGATACATTTGAACTAAACTAACTTAAATAACTAAGGAAAGACATGTTTAGATAACCAAATGAACTATTTACTCTAAAAGTAACGTGCAGGACAGATCCAAAATTGGTAAAACGACAAGAACTCACTTTTCTCCGACGGCGAAAGCAACCAAAGAAGACATGTTGCGTGTGAAAAAGTAGCGTCCACCTGGCTTGAGGTTCCATTCTTCGTTCTCGTCAAGAAGGTGAAAACCTGCGGCGATTAATTGGCGTTTAGCCTCAGCTGCGcaggaaaaggaaaggaaaggtTAATTTGGGAAGGAAGGGAGAATTAAGAGGGATATTTAtggaattgaaaaaaaaagacgGAACCTGTGGCGTGGAAATGAGTCCATGATTCGTTGAGGTAATCGAGAAGGTCGTTTACTATGGAAATAGATTCGGATTTACGATGAGGTGGTGTGGAATTGGCGGAGCAGAAGCTACGGCGAGGAGTGAGTGTGATGGAATTGGAGTGTAACGAATTTGGGAGTTTAGTGCAGCGAAAAAGGGATAATGATGACAAGGGTTTCAGATTGAGATTCAGTGATGGAGAAAAAGAATGCAAAAGAATATGCGGTCGAGTTATTATTGTTGCCATCTTTCTAACACTCAACCACGCACATTCTATTCTGTTAACTGTAACTACTTAACTATACTCTATCAATATCCCTGCATCTGCATTTACACAAATTTCGCAATCAGACAATcccatcatttttatttttatttttatttgtaagctaatgaatatttatttgtaagCTAATGTTAAGAAAAAACATTGTTACTACATTTATCACTAGCCCCTTTTTGTTCCTCCCCTCTTATGTGGAGTTTGGTGCTTTCATGCTTTAATAGCCAAGAGAGAAATAATGGGATCTCAACAATTtatttcattcatattttaattttgttaataatacATTTGATATATGTTGAAAATTTGAGATAATTCTTCATAACACACAAgattaacaaaacaaaaaatcatgtAACAAACATAATCAAGTTGTTTTTTTTCCTTATGGTAGCCTTGCAGTTTGCAAAAGAAGATAAGGGATACACCATGCCGTTTCTTTCAACATCTTCACACCGTAAGATATTCACTGGCAAAGCTAATTGTttactaataaatttatttgggataattaaatttatatcgtTGAGTTAgctaaataaaaaactatacttaattctttaaaaacaatatatCTTTTGGGTAACCAAAGCTACCCATAACTATGTGCAGCTTCGCCCATGAAGATATCACTCCTACACCATGCCATTCAACATATGCTGCATTATGTGGGATATTGTTGTTTAAAACTAACCATAACAATACAATAACCATTGTTAATACTAAAAGTAAAACATTGGTAACAGTTGAGGATAATTCCAACATCATGTAGTTTATGTATAGAAACTAAAAGTGGATGCATCAGTGATAATGTTCCTTAAGCCACCAATTGTGGATGCCAGCATAATACACACTCCTAAGTAAATTGCAGCCTGAAATGAAACACACATAAATTAGTATACAATTCACACATTTTGAATCTTATATTCTAGTTTTAGCTCTATAGCATTGACACTTATGATGGAAGTCGTGTCCTGGTCTCCGACACTACACAGACACATCGATTatgttcaattaatttattttctaaaattattatcaGTATCGACGTGTCAATGTCAAACAGTCAGTTGCCTGTGTCAGTATACTACGTGTTTCAtatgtttgtttcattttaaaGAAAGATTGATCATTACCCAGTTGATGAACCAGTTGGAGCTGAATTTTCTTGGCTTCTTGATTATCAACCACATTATGCTAGGTAGCTGAAAAAATTAACAAGCCATATAATTGATCCTTAGGTTTTAGAttgaattcattaaaatttGGTAATTTGACATGAGTTTGGAGAAACTGAGAGGATAAGAGAGCCTTACAAAATATGAAGTAGGTGCAAAACCAAATCCACCAAAGAATCCAAGAAGATCACCAAAGAAAGGAAAAGTGACACCAAAGAATAATGTTAAAGCTGAAAATATTTCAACAAACTTTATTAGTAACATAAAGAGTTCAAGACTTATCATGAAGAAAAATTCTTGTATTCTATCCCTTACTCTACTTCTGAAAAATTGCTATGCAGTGATTGCATAGAATAGTTTTGACATTATACCTACATAAGCGGATCGAGCTACAAGTCTAAGCGCTACACCGGGAGGGAAGTTCAATCTTCTCATCATCATCTTCTCAATCAAGTCAAAAACAGGCATCGCATAAACCTATAATatagaaaagaaaatttaaCGCCTATTTGGCTTCAGAAAACattttgaattttcattttaatgaCAGAATTTGGGTTCAGCATATATACCTGATAGCTGCCAACAACATGAATGAATACCATCAAGTTAGCAGAGGCAATAAGCCATGAAGGTCTTTCAAGTGACATAAGTACATTATCATCAACAGCTTGTCCAAAAGCCCAATA
The genomic region above belongs to Cicer arietinum cultivar CDC Frontier isolate Library 1 chromosome 4, Cicar.CDCFrontier_v2.0, whole genome shotgun sequence and contains:
- the LOC101491661 gene encoding probable aspartyl aminopeptidase isoform X4; translated protein: MATIITRPHILLHSFSPSLNLNLKPLSSLSLFRCTKLPNSLHSNSITLTPRRSFCSANSTPPHRKSESISIVNDLLDYLNESWTHFHATAEAKRQLIAAGFHLLDENEEWNLKPGGRYFFTRNMSSLVAFAVGEKYNVGDGFHAIAAHTDSPCLKLKPKTASLKSSSYLMVNVQTYGGGLWHTWFDRDLSVAGRVILRKSDNSFLHKLVKVNRPILRIPTLAIHLDRTVNQDGFKPNLETHLLPLLSVKLEDTSSETKEKTAALTSKASHHPLLMQILSEELKCDVDDIVSIELNVCDTQPSCLGGGNNEFIFSGRLDNLASSYCALRALIDSCESSSDLASEHAIRMVALFDNEEILLKELVPPPCFRP
- the LOC101491661 gene encoding probable aspartyl aminopeptidase isoform X3, with translation MATIITRPHILLHSFSPSLNLNLKPLSSLSLFRCTKLPNSLHSNSITLTPRRSFCSANSTPPHRKSESISIVNDLLDYLNESWTHFHATAEAKRQLIAAGFHLLDENEEWNLKPGGRYFFTRNMSSLVAFAVGEKYNVGDGFHAIAAHTDSPCLKLKPKTASLKSSSYLMVNVQTYGGGLWHTWFDRDLSVAGRVILRKSDNSFLHKLVKVNRPILRIPTLAIHLDRTVNQDGFKPNLETHLLPLLSVKLEDTSSETKEKTAALTSKASHHPLLMQILSEELKCDVDDIVSIELNVCDTQPSCLGGGNNEFIFSGRLDNLASSYCALRALIDSCESSSDLASEHAIRMVALFDNEEVCDKISFECISYHIYTQDILRFHPPYSDPMVDISLVLPLTLYDGPKLLKTRDH
- the LOC101491661 gene encoding probable aspartyl aminopeptidase isoform X1 codes for the protein MATIITRPHILLHSFSPSLNLNLKPLSSLSLFRCTKLPNSLHSNSITLTPRRSFCSANSTPPHRKSESISIVNDLLDYLNESWTHFHATAEAKRQLIAAGFHLLDENEEWNLKPGGRYFFTRNMSSLVAFAVGEKYNVGDGFHAIAAHTDSPCLKLKPKTASLKSSSYLMVNVQTYGGGLWHTWFDRDLSVAGRVILRKSDNSFLHKLVKVNRPILRIPTLAIHLDRTVNQDGFKPNLETHLLPLLSVKLEDTSSETKEKTAALTSKASHHPLLMQILSEELKCDVDDIVSIELNVCDTQPSCLGGGNNEFIFSGRLDNLASSYCALRALIDSCESSSDLASEHAIRMVALFDNEEVGSDSAQGAGAPTMFQAMRRIVASLADSYIGEGSFERTIRQSFLVSADMAHGVHPNFSDKHEEHHRPELQKGLVIKHNANQRYATTGITSFLFKEVGKIHNLPM
- the LOC101491661 gene encoding probable aspartyl aminopeptidase isoform X2; this encodes MATIITRPHILLHSFSPSLNLNLKPLSSLSLFRCTKLPNSLHSNSITLTPRRSFCSANSTPPHRKSESISIVNDLLDYLNESWTHFHATAEAKRQLIAAGFHLLDENEEWNLKPGGRYFFTRNMSSLVAFAVGEKYNVGDGFHAIAAHTDSPCLKLKPKTASLKSSSYLMVNVQTYGGGLWHTWFDRDLSVAGRVILRKSDNSFLHKLVKVNRPILRIPTLAIHLDRTVNQDGFKPNLETHLLPLLSVKLEDTSSETKEKTAALTSKASHHPLLMQILSEELKCDVDDIVSIELNVCDTQPSCLGGGNNEFIFSGRLDNLASSYCALRALIDSCESSSDLASEHAIRMVALFDNEEVCDKISFECISYHIYTQDILRFHPPYSDPMVDISLVLPLTLYDGPKLLKTRDHWWVQILLKELVPPPCFRP